The Comamonas sp. GB3 AK4-5 genome includes a region encoding these proteins:
- a CDS encoding creatininase family protein, with translation MDDTKASSPTVLPRWPASHWAQVSARDFALAQGNGLAAATVAVLPVGAVEQHGPHLPLAVDTTLVDGIVAAALPQLPVELPVLVLPTQSIGLSLEHESYAGTLGLSPATLLALWTEIGACVARAGVKKLLLFNAHGGNVSSMDIVARQLRMQCGLLVYHSSWFNLPLQGADAAFSAHEHRFGVHGGEVETAMMLHLAPEAVCMQHAQNFASSSEQRAQHYPILGNGKSAKLGWAMQDYNPQGAAGNAAAADAARGKALVDAAAASLAALLQEIHQLPANTVAALPRPLD, from the coding sequence ATGGACGACACAAAAGCCTCCTCCCCCACAGTCTTGCCGCGCTGGCCCGCAAGCCACTGGGCCCAGGTCTCGGCCCGTGACTTTGCGCTGGCTCAGGGCAACGGCCTGGCTGCGGCCACCGTGGCCGTGCTGCCCGTGGGTGCGGTGGAGCAGCATGGCCCGCATCTGCCGCTGGCGGTGGACACCACCCTGGTCGACGGCATCGTGGCCGCCGCCCTGCCCCAGTTACCGGTCGAGCTGCCGGTGCTGGTGCTGCCCACGCAAAGCATAGGCCTGAGTCTGGAGCATGAAAGCTATGCCGGCACCCTGGGCCTGTCGCCCGCCACGCTGCTGGCGCTGTGGACCGAGATCGGTGCCTGTGTGGCCCGTGCGGGAGTGAAGAAGCTGCTGCTCTTCAACGCCCATGGCGGCAATGTCAGCAGCATGGACATCGTGGCCCGCCAGCTGCGCATGCAGTGCGGCCTGCTGGTCTACCACAGCAGCTGGTTCAATCTGCCGCTGCAGGGTGCCGATGCTGCTTTCAGTGCCCACGAACACCGCTTTGGCGTGCATGGCGGCGAGGTGGAAACGGCCATGATGCTGCACCTGGCGCCCGAGGCGGTGTGCATGCAGCATGCGCAAAACTTTGCCTCCAGCTCCGAGCAGCGCGCCCAGCACTATCCCATTCTGGGCAATGGCAAAAGCGCCAAGCTGGGCTGGGCCATGCAGGACTACAACCCCCAGGGCGCAGCCGGCAATGCGGCGGCCGCCGATGCAGCGCGGGGCAAGGCCCTGGTGGACGCTGCCGCCGCCAGCCTGGCAGCGCTGCTGCAGGAAATCCACCAACTGCCCGCCAACACCGTGGCTGCGCTGCCCCGGCCTCTGGACTGA
- a CDS encoding histidine phosphatase family protein yields MGTLYLVRHGQASFGADNYDQLSPRGMAQAERLGQYWQEHGQSFDAVFTGTLHRHAQTLEGIARQLPGLPAATALPALNEYDSHALIRCIHTEPLEKPDTPERYRLHFRLLCDALAQWMSGVITPQGMPSWEAFSDGIHQALEQIRKQHAGGNVLLVSSGGPISTAVGQVLGTTPEACIALNMRLRNSAVTEFSISPKRLMLQTFNTLNHLDTPETRDWATFA; encoded by the coding sequence ATGGGAACCCTCTACCTCGTACGCCACGGCCAGGCATCTTTTGGAGCCGACAACTATGACCAGCTCAGCCCTCGCGGCATGGCGCAGGCCGAGCGCCTGGGCCAGTACTGGCAGGAGCACGGGCAGTCCTTTGATGCCGTGTTCACCGGCACACTGCACCGCCATGCGCAGACGCTGGAGGGCATTGCCCGCCAGCTACCCGGCCTGCCCGCCGCCACGGCGCTGCCCGCACTCAATGAGTACGACAGCCATGCGCTGATCCGCTGCATCCACACCGAGCCGCTGGAAAAACCAGACACCCCCGAGCGCTACCGCCTGCACTTTCGCCTGCTGTGCGATGCGTTGGCCCAATGGATGAGCGGCGTCATCACCCCCCAGGGCATGCCCAGCTGGGAAGCGTTCTCCGACGGCATCCACCAGGCGCTGGAGCAGATCCGCAAGCAGCATGCGGGCGGCAATGTGTTGCTGGTCAGCAGCGGCGGGCCGATTTCCACCGCCGTCGGCCAGGTGCTGGGCACCACACCCGAGGCCTGCATTGCGCTGAACATGCGCCTGCGCAACAGCGCGGTGACGGAATTCAGCATCAGCCCCAAGCGCTTGATGCTGCAGACCTTCAACACCCTGAACCATCTGGACACCCCCGAGACCCGCGACTGGGCCACCTTCGCCTAA
- a CDS encoding extracellular solute-binding protein translates to MLLRPLFALAAVASLCAPSLSAAAAPEALTLYTTREPALIQPLLAAFTAKTQIEVKTVFVKDGLLERVKAEGERSPADVLMTVDIGNLLDLVDGGITQPVKSAALEAAIPAQLRDAGNQWFALSMRARVLYAEKDLKIGTFRYEDLASPKWKGKVCSRAGQHPYNTALIAAMIAHDGEAKTEQWLKGVKANLARKATGGDRDVARDILGGICDVGLANTYYVGHMKAAKEGTDARKWGDAIQVIKPTFAPAKSGTHINISGASVAKHAPHRAQAVQLLEFLVSEPAQNLYAQANYEHPVRKGVALDPVVQQSIGAIQIDTLPLAEIAKYRKQASALVDKVGFDK, encoded by the coding sequence ATGTTGCTACGTCCCTTGTTTGCCTTGGCCGCCGTGGCCAGCCTGTGTGCCCCCAGCCTGTCCGCCGCTGCGGCGCCCGAGGCGCTGACGCTCTACACCACGCGCGAGCCGGCGCTGATTCAGCCGCTGCTGGCGGCTTTCACGGCCAAGACGCAGATCGAGGTGAAGACGGTGTTCGTCAAGGACGGCCTGCTGGAGCGCGTCAAGGCCGAGGGCGAACGCTCGCCCGCCGATGTGCTGATGACGGTGGACATCGGCAATCTGCTGGACCTGGTGGACGGCGGTATCACCCAGCCGGTGAAGTCGGCCGCGCTGGAAGCCGCCATTCCCGCCCAGCTGCGCGACGCCGGCAACCAGTGGTTTGCCCTGTCCATGCGCGCCCGCGTGCTGTATGCCGAGAAGGATTTGAAAATCGGCACCTTCCGCTACGAAGACCTAGCCAGCCCCAAGTGGAAGGGCAAGGTCTGCAGCCGCGCCGGCCAGCACCCCTACAACACCGCGCTGATTGCCGCCATGATTGCCCACGACGGCGAGGCCAAGACCGAGCAGTGGCTCAAGGGCGTCAAGGCCAATCTGGCACGCAAGGCCACCGGCGGCGACCGCGACGTGGCGCGCGACATCCTGGGCGGTATCTGCGATGTGGGCCTGGCCAACACCTATTACGTGGGCCATATGAAGGCCGCCAAGGAAGGCACGGACGCCCGCAAGTGGGGTGACGCCATCCAGGTGATCAAGCCCACCTTCGCCCCGGCCAAGAGCGGCACCCACATCAACATCAGCGGCGCCTCGGTGGCCAAGCATGCGCCCCACCGCGCGCAGGCCGTGCAACTGCTGGAGTTCCTGGTGTCCGAGCCGGCGCAAAACCTCTACGCCCAGGCCAACTACGAACACCCGGTGCGCAAGGGCGTGGCCCTGGACCCGGTGGTACAGCAAAGCATTGGTGCCATCCAGATCGATACGCTGCCCCTGGCCGAGATTGCCAAGTACCGCAAGCAGGCCAGCGCCTTGGTGGACAAGGTCGGCTTCGACAAGTGA
- a CDS encoding ABC transporter permease: MFSVFRSGLRPVGVVWQGASWLIALGVLAPVLSLAWLALGADWAHWHDLLRYVLPDAAANTALLLTGVGLLVLVVGTGCAWLVTACDFPGRRWLLWALLLPLAMPAYIVAFAYLDVLHPIGPVQGALRWLLGYDSPRQWRLPDLRSMGGAIFVLGFTLYPYVYMTARAMFMTQPAHLLEAARSLGETRWGAFWRVALPMARPALAVGLSLALLEALNDIGASEFLGVHTLTVSIYTTWVTRSDLAGAAQIACAMLLAVVALVWLERQGRSRQRFGAAQRMRPIQPKRLPGPLGWALTALVSLPVLIGFVAPAAYLLWESAKRLLQGSGISSALWASLLNTLGLALGVTVLAVLAGLVVVWSTRQGVSTRAPVRWPLQLATLGYAVPGTVLAIGLLTPALALDAGLAQLFGAQGLPLLGFGVVLVVACVIRFLAMPVGGLDAGLARIPPTLEQASRLLGETPWGTLRRVHLPLLRPALATSAMLVFVDAMKELPATLLLRPADFDTLATWLYAEAARGTYEEGAIAALCIVLAGLVPVLWLARVQQQEAK; this comes from the coding sequence ATGTTTTCTGTGTTTCGTTCTGGGTTGCGGCCTGTGGGGGTGGTGTGGCAGGGGGCGAGTTGGTTGATCGCCCTGGGCGTGCTGGCGCCCGTGCTGTCCCTGGCCTGGCTGGCGCTGGGGGCGGACTGGGCGCATTGGCATGATTTGCTGCGCTATGTGCTGCCCGATGCGGCGGCCAATACGGCGCTGTTGCTGACGGGTGTGGGGCTGTTGGTGCTGGTGGTGGGCACGGGCTGTGCCTGGCTGGTCACGGCTTGTGATTTCCCCGGGCGGCGTTGGCTGCTGTGGGCGCTGCTGCTGCCGCTGGCCATGCCGGCCTATATCGTGGCTTTTGCCTACCTGGATGTGCTGCACCCCATAGGCCCGGTGCAGGGCGCGCTGCGCTGGCTGCTGGGTTATGACAGCCCGCGCCAATGGCGGCTGCCCGATCTGCGCTCCATGGGCGGCGCCATCTTTGTGCTGGGCTTCACGCTCTACCCCTATGTGTATATGACGGCGCGGGCCATGTTCATGACCCAGCCCGCCCATTTGCTGGAAGCGGCGCGCTCGCTGGGCGAGACGCGCTGGGGCGCTTTCTGGCGCGTGGCCCTGCCCATGGCGCGGCCGGCGCTGGCCGTGGGCCTGAGCTTGGCGCTGCTGGAGGCGTTGAACGACATCGGCGCCTCGGAATTCCTGGGCGTGCACACGCTCACCGTCTCCATCTACACCACCTGGGTCACCCGCTCCGATCTGGCCGGTGCGGCCCAGATCGCCTGCGCCATGCTGCTGGCCGTGGTGGCCCTGGTCTGGCTGGAGCGACAGGGCCGCAGCCGCCAGCGCTTTGGCGCGGCCCAGCGCATGCGGCCCATACAGCCCAAGCGTCTGCCCGGTCCGCTGGGCTGGGCCCTGACGGCCCTGGTATCGCTGCCGGTGCTGATCGGCTTTGTGGCGCCCGCGGCCTATCTGCTGTGGGAAAGCGCCAAGCGCTTGCTGCAGGGCAGCGGCATCTCCTCCGCGTTGTGGGCCAGTTTGCTCAACACCCTGGGCCTGGCCCTGGGCGTGACGGTGCTGGCCGTGCTGGCCGGCCTGGTCGTGGTCTGGAGCACGCGCCAGGGCGTCAGCACCCGGGCGCCGGTGCGCTGGCCGCTGCAGCTGGCCACGCTGGGCTATGCCGTGCCGGGCACGGTGCTGGCCATTGGCCTGCTGACGCCGGCGCTGGCGCTGGACGCCGGCCTGGCCCAGTTGTTCGGTGCCCAGGGCCTGCCGCTGCTGGGCTTTGGCGTGGTGCTGGTCGTGGCCTGCGTGATCCGCTTTCTGGCCATGCCCGTGGGCGGTCTGGATGCCGGCCTGGCCCGTATCCCGCCCACGCTGGAACAGGCCTCGCGTCTGCTGGGCGAAACCCCCTGGGGTACGCTGCGCCGTGTGCACCTGCCGCTGCTGCGACCGGCCCTGGCCACCAGCGCCATGCTGGTGTTTGTGGATGCCATGAAGGAGCTGCCCGCCACCTTGCTGCTGCGCCCGGCCGACTTTGACACCCTGGCCACCTGGCTGTATGCCGAGGCCGCGCGCGGCACCTATGAGGAGGGCGCCATCGCCGCCCTGTGCATTGTGCTGGCCGGCCTGGTGCCGGTGCTGTGGCTGGCGCGGGTCCAGCAACAGGAGGCAAAATAA
- a CDS encoding ABC transporter ATP-binding protein, translated as MTAALRLERLHLAYATPQGLHSVVQNFDLQVPAGQIASLLGPSGCGKTSVLRAIAGFEPVQSGAIWLGERLLSGPGVQLPPEQRQVGMVFQEYGLFPHLTAADNVGFGLRRMEGAARAQRVQELLAVVGLAQAGARYPHELSGGQQQRIALARALAPSPALLLLDEPFSNLDAATRERLTQEVRDILRAAGQTAVLVTHHAREAETMADEIFEMTPS; from the coding sequence ATGACCGCCGCCCTGCGCCTGGAGCGCCTGCATCTGGCCTATGCCACCCCCCAGGGCCTGCACAGCGTGGTGCAGAATTTTGATCTGCAAGTGCCTGCCGGCCAGATCGCCAGCCTGCTGGGCCCATCGGGCTGCGGCAAGACCTCGGTGCTGCGCGCCATTGCCGGCTTCGAGCCGGTGCAAAGCGGTGCCATCTGGCTGGGCGAACGCCTGCTCTCCGGCCCCGGCGTGCAGCTGCCGCCCGAGCAGCGCCAGGTGGGCATGGTGTTTCAGGAATACGGCCTGTTTCCGCATCTGACGGCGGCAGACAACGTGGGCTTTGGCCTGCGCCGCATGGAGGGCGCCGCGCGTGCCCAGCGGGTGCAAGAGTTGCTGGCCGTGGTGGGCCTGGCCCAGGCCGGCGCACGCTACCCGCATGAGCTCTCCGGCGGCCAGCAGCAACGCATTGCCCTGGCGCGGGCCCTGGCGCCGTCACCCGCCTTGCTGCTGCTGGACGAGCCCTTCTCCAACCTCGACGCCGCCACCCGCGAACGCCTGACGCAAGAAGTGCGCGACATTCTGCGCGCCGCCGGCCAGACCGCCGTGCTGGTCACCCACCATGCCCGCGAAGCGGAGACCATGGCAGATGAAATTTTTGAGATGACACCCTCCTGA